In Saimiri boliviensis isolate mSaiBol1 chromosome 12, mSaiBol1.pri, whole genome shotgun sequence, one genomic interval encodes:
- the LOC120367417 gene encoding clustered mitochondria protein homolog isoform X7, which produces MEPFSLRNWKEELQTVREVPNKNRPEQLLQERAMFKGPETPAGVWSTSVAKNIDLSFPACTSRQDSGTWMELWTIILSEIS; this is translated from the exons ATGGAGCCCTTCTCCCTGCGG AACTGGAAGGAGGAGCTGCAGACAGTGAGGGAGGTGCCCAACAAGAACCGACCTGAGCAGCTGCTGCAAGAAAGAGCCATGTTCAAGGGGCCCGAAACCCCTG CAGGGGTGTGGAGTACATCCGTGGCCAAGAATATTGATCTGTCCTTCCCAGCCTGTACATCGCGCCAAGACAGTG gaacatggatggaactgtgGACCAtcatcttaagtgaaataagttaa
- the LOC120367417 gene encoding uncharacterized protein LOC120367417 isoform X5 yields the protein MEPFSLRNWKEELQTVREVPNKNRPEQLLQERAMFKGPETPASGIPLSVESPGLMGPPIPHLHTLAVFFISGEIWQPPLRCLGL from the exons ATGGAGCCCTTCTCCCTGCGG AACTGGAAGGAGGAGCTGCAGACAGTGAGGGAGGTGCCCAACAAGAACCGACCTGAGCAGCTGCTGCAAGAAAGAGCCATGTTCAAGGGGCCCGAAACCCCTG CCAGTGGCATTCCTCTCTCTGTTGAGAGTCCTGGCCTGATGGGTCCACCTATTCCTCACCTCCATACTCTGGCTGTCTTCTTCATTTCTGGGGAGATCTGGCAGCCACCACTTCGTTGCTTGGGTCTGTGA
- the LOC120367417 gene encoding uncharacterized protein LOC120367417 isoform X6 has translation MEPFSLRNWKEELQTVREVPNKNRPEQLLQERAMFKGPETPAGVWSTSVAKNIDLSFPACTSRQDSGEWMTCRWDFSAHLHG, from the exons ATGGAGCCCTTCTCCCTGCGG AACTGGAAGGAGGAGCTGCAGACAGTGAGGGAGGTGCCCAACAAGAACCGACCTGAGCAGCTGCTGCAAGAAAGAGCCATGTTCAAGGGGCCCGAAACCCCTG CAGGGGTGTGGAGTACATCCGTGGCCAAGAATATTGATCTGTCCTTCCCAGCCTGTACATCGCGCCAAGACAGTGGTGAGTGGATGACATGCAGGTGGGATTTCTCAGCTCATCTGCATGGTTGA
- the LOC120367417 gene encoding uncharacterized protein LOC120367417 isoform X2 — MEPFSLRNWKEELQTVREVPNKNRPEQLLQERAMFKGPETPGSPYSPQPPDLPAGVWSTSVAKNIDLSFPACTSRQDSGTWMELWTIILSEIS, encoded by the exons ATGGAGCCCTTCTCCCTGCGG AACTGGAAGGAGGAGCTGCAGACAGTGAGGGAGGTGCCCAACAAGAACCGACCTGAGCAGCTGCTGCAAGAAAGAGCCATGTTCAAGGGGCCCGAAACCCCTG GCTCTCCAtactcccctcagcctcctgatcttCCAGCAGGGGTGTGGAGTACATCCGTGGCCAAGAATATTGATCTGTCCTTCCCAGCCTGTACATCGCGCCAAGACAGTG gaacatggatggaactgtgGACCAtcatcttaagtgaaataagttaa
- the LOC120367417 gene encoding uncharacterized protein LOC120367417 isoform X3 produces the protein MEPFSLRNWKEELQTVREVPNKNRPEQLLQERAMFKGPETPGSPYSPQPPDLPAGVWSTSVAKNIDLSFPACTSRQDRTWMELWTIILSEIS, from the exons ATGGAGCCCTTCTCCCTGCGG AACTGGAAGGAGGAGCTGCAGACAGTGAGGGAGGTGCCCAACAAGAACCGACCTGAGCAGCTGCTGCAAGAAAGAGCCATGTTCAAGGGGCCCGAAACCCCTG GCTCTCCAtactcccctcagcctcctgatcttCCAGCAGGGGTGTGGAGTACATCCGTGGCCAAGAATATTGATCTGTCCTTCCCAGCCTGTACATCGCGCCAAGACA gaacatggatggaactgtgGACCAtcatcttaagtgaaataagttaa
- the LOC120367417 gene encoding uncharacterized protein LOC120367417 isoform X4, producing the protein MEPFSLRNWKEELQTVREVPNKNRPEQLLQERAMFKGPETPEASGIPLSVESPGLMGPPIPHLHTLAVFFISGEIWQPPLRCLGL; encoded by the exons ATGGAGCCCTTCTCCCTGCGG AACTGGAAGGAGGAGCTGCAGACAGTGAGGGAGGTGCCCAACAAGAACCGACCTGAGCAGCTGCTGCAAGAAAGAGCCATGTTCAAGGGGCCCGAAACCCCTG AAGCCAGTGGCATTCCTCTCTCTGTTGAGAGTCCTGGCCTGATGGGTCCACCTATTCCTCACCTCCATACTCTGGCTGTCTTCTTCATTTCTGGGGAGATCTGGCAGCCACCACTTCGTTGCTTGGGTCTGTGA
- the LOC120367417 gene encoding uncharacterized protein LOC120367417 isoform X1 translates to MEPFSLRNWKEELQTVREVPNKNRPEQLLQERAMFKGPETPGSPYSPQPPDLPAGVWSTSVAKNIDLSFPACTSRQDSGEWMTCRWDFSAHLHG, encoded by the exons ATGGAGCCCTTCTCCCTGCGG AACTGGAAGGAGGAGCTGCAGACAGTGAGGGAGGTGCCCAACAAGAACCGACCTGAGCAGCTGCTGCAAGAAAGAGCCATGTTCAAGGGGCCCGAAACCCCTG GCTCTCCAtactcccctcagcctcctgatcttCCAGCAGGGGTGTGGAGTACATCCGTGGCCAAGAATATTGATCTGTCCTTCCCAGCCTGTACATCGCGCCAAGACAGTGGTGAGTGGATGACATGCAGGTGGGATTTCTCAGCTCATCTGCATGGTTGA